A single Xylanimonas cellulosilytica DSM 15894 DNA region contains:
- a CDS encoding YciI family protein: protein MRYLLLILEPDVPVREPGPDIDDWVSRHDASGARIIGERLRPGADTRRIQVRDGATVVTDGPFAESKEIIGGFDVIEAPDLESALAIAAEHPGAHESTIEVHPFWPVDGPGPAWGGP, encoded by the coding sequence ATGCGGTACCTGCTCCTGATCCTCGAGCCCGACGTCCCGGTCCGGGAGCCCGGCCCCGACATCGACGACTGGGTGAGCCGGCACGACGCCAGCGGCGCTCGCATCATCGGCGAGCGGCTCCGGCCAGGGGCGGACACGCGCCGCATCCAGGTGCGCGACGGCGCGACCGTGGTCACCGACGGCCCGTTCGCGGAGTCGAAGGAGATCATCGGCGGGTTCGACGTCATCGAGGCGCCCGACCTCGAGTCCGCGCTCGCGATCGCCGCCGAGCACCCCGGCGCGCACGAGTCCACGATCGAGGTGCACCCGTTCTGGCCCGTCGACGGTCCCGGCCCCGCCTGGGGCGGCCCGTGA
- a CDS encoding YciI family protein translates to MSLSTNHDSGEETTVRYLMLVLSTPEDPGDTEGQTPIEEWVKDTYGSGHGILGERLRPHEEAVGVKVRGGDVVVTDGPFIEAKEQIAGFDIIEAPDLDEAVAIAAKHPCAFDGAIQLHPFWPLNLDLD, encoded by the coding sequence ATGAGCCTGAGCACGAACCACGACAGCGGTGAGGAGACGACCGTGCGCTACCTGATGCTGGTGCTGTCCACGCCCGAGGACCCGGGCGACACCGAGGGCCAGACCCCGATCGAGGAGTGGGTCAAGGACACCTACGGCAGCGGTCACGGCATCCTCGGCGAGCGGTTGCGCCCGCACGAGGAGGCGGTGGGCGTCAAGGTGCGCGGCGGCGACGTCGTCGTCACCGACGGGCCGTTCATCGAGGCCAAGGAGCAGATCGCGGGCTTCGACATCATCGAGGCACCCGACCTGGACGAGGCGGTCGCGATCGCCGCGAAGCACCCGTGCGCGTTCGACGGTGCGATCCAGCTCCACCCGTTCTGGCCCCTCAACCTGGACCTCGACTGA
- a CDS encoding DUF2599 domain-containing protein, giving the protein MPARRRLAALAALGVVLAGCTPAAPAPTPSTSAPSTTAAPSSPLTPTPSPSPSPSPSVDPGPALESATWGEREGGRSLVVVPAPWVRSSEDPTAIDRLWSELIEAEPEADTTVMHDQLVCHAVGAPDKDTWNLEPWRPDVGLVAVLRARCNPT; this is encoded by the coding sequence ATGCCCGCCCGACGACGACTCGCTGCGCTCGCGGCACTCGGCGTCGTCCTGGCCGGATGCACGCCGGCCGCGCCCGCCCCGACCCCCTCCACGTCCGCCCCGTCCACCACGGCCGCCCCCTCGTCGCCACTGACGCCCACCCCGTCACCGTCGCCGTCTCCGTCGCCGTCGGTCGACCCCGGTCCCGCGCTGGAGTCGGCCACCTGGGGCGAGCGCGAGGGCGGCCGCTCCCTCGTCGTCGTCCCGGCGCCCTGGGTGCGCAGCTCGGAGGACCCCACCGCGATCGACCGGCTCTGGTCCGAGCTGATCGAGGCCGAGCCCGAGGCGGACACGACGGTCATGCACGACCAGCTCGTCTGCCACGCCGTGGGCGCGCCCGACAAGGACACGTGGAACCTGGAGCCGTGGCGCCCCGACGTCGGCCTGGTCGCGGTGCTGCGAGCCCGCTGCAACCCGACCTGA
- a CDS encoding aminopeptidase P family protein, translating to MTPFAPHVYADRRRRAAEQAAQAGLDGVLVAPGADLAYFLGHGADPGAERLTMLVVPAAGTTAHGASDGVESALVVVPRLEANDLQHHAAGGVEALAWADGEDEHAVAARLLRDGGRYAISDSAWALHVLGLQRTLPGARLTPFTTTLPMLRAVKSPEEIARLAAAGAGADAVFAEIVRRPFAGRRESDVAADLDALLREHGHEQVDFTLVCAGANGADPHHDADTTVIADGDMVVLDFGGLADGYGSDTTRTVHVGEPTDEDREVHDVVRAAQQAGVEAVRPGATCQDVDRAARAVIDDAGYGEHFIHRTGHGIGLTTHEPPYMVEGETLPIEPGMCFSVEPGIYLPGRFGVRIEDIVVAFPDDAPHAARRLNESPRELAVVG from the coding sequence ATGACCCCCTTCGCGCCGCACGTGTACGCCGACCGTCGTCGTCGGGCCGCCGAGCAGGCCGCGCAGGCCGGTCTCGACGGGGTTCTCGTGGCGCCCGGCGCGGACCTCGCGTACTTCCTGGGGCACGGCGCCGACCCGGGCGCCGAGCGGCTCACGATGCTCGTGGTCCCTGCCGCGGGCACCACGGCGCACGGCGCCTCCGACGGCGTCGAGAGCGCTCTCGTCGTCGTGCCGCGCCTGGAGGCCAACGACCTGCAGCATCACGCCGCGGGCGGCGTCGAGGCGCTGGCGTGGGCCGACGGCGAGGACGAGCACGCGGTCGCCGCGCGGCTGCTGCGCGACGGCGGCCGGTACGCGATCAGCGACTCGGCGTGGGCGCTGCACGTGCTGGGCCTGCAGCGCACGCTGCCCGGCGCGAGGCTCACGCCGTTCACGACGACGCTGCCGATGCTGCGGGCCGTGAAGTCCCCCGAGGAGATCGCCCGGCTGGCCGCCGCCGGGGCGGGCGCCGACGCCGTCTTCGCCGAGATCGTCCGGCGGCCGTTCGCGGGCCGCCGCGAGTCGGACGTCGCGGCGGACCTCGACGCGCTGCTGCGCGAGCACGGGCACGAGCAGGTCGACTTCACGCTGGTGTGCGCGGGCGCGAACGGCGCCGACCCGCACCACGACGCCGACACCACGGTCATCGCGGACGGCGACATGGTGGTGCTCGACTTCGGCGGCCTCGCCGACGGCTACGGCTCGGACACCACCCGCACGGTGCACGTCGGGGAGCCGACGGACGAGGATCGTGAGGTGCACGACGTCGTCCGCGCCGCGCAGCAGGCGGGCGTCGAGGCGGTGCGCCCCGGGGCGACCTGCCAGGACGTCGACCGGGCGGCGCGCGCGGTCATCGACGACGCCGGGTACGGCGAGCACTTCATCCACCGCACGGGTCACGGCATCGGGCTCACCACGCACGAGCCGCCGTACATGGTCGAGGGCGAGACGCTGCCGATCGAGCCGGGCATGTGCTTCTCGGTCGAGCCGGGCATCTACCTGCCGGGTCGCTTCGGGGTGCGCATCGAGGACATCGTGGTGGCGTTCCCGGACGACGCCCCGCACGCCGCGCGCCGGTTGAACGAGTCGCCGCGAGAGCTCGCCGTCGTCGGCTGA
- a CDS encoding MFS transporter, whose protein sequence is MPATTARSGALAFWDELPRDGRWLLSTVVVQFFGRGLTLPFTIIYLHEVRGFPLGLSGTLMGLIAITGLVITGPAGVLVDRLGARVVVVGGLLAAMAGLGLLAFATVPWVAAVALCLFGIQLGVAWPAINALVATVVTGDLRQRYYGVSFALLNLGIGVGGVVGGLLMDVDRPATFVVAFTVNAACFVPALVVQLGPLRHLHGRAARPGPDDVAAPSVGYLAILRTPAVAWLTVLALLASFVGYGQMEAGFPAFARQASQVSTRVVGFAFVVNTVVIVALQFWVMGRARGRRRTRVLAVMALVWAVAWLTLGATGLAPGTVLAVVGVLAFHALFGFGETMLQSTMPAVLNDLAPDHLRGRYNAMQSAAFQVGSIVGPIAAGFLLEHHLSAVFIAVVVAGCVAMLAVLAVLERTIHPEANGVAAPSPAPSPETA, encoded by the coding sequence ATGCCCGCCACGACCGCCCGATCGGGCGCCCTCGCGTTCTGGGACGAGCTGCCCCGCGACGGGCGGTGGCTGCTGTCCACCGTCGTCGTGCAGTTCTTCGGGCGCGGCCTGACGCTGCCGTTCACGATCATCTACCTGCACGAGGTGCGCGGGTTCCCGCTCGGCCTGTCGGGCACGCTCATGGGCCTGATCGCGATCACGGGACTGGTGATCACCGGGCCCGCGGGCGTGCTCGTGGACCGGCTCGGCGCACGGGTCGTGGTGGTCGGCGGGCTGCTCGCCGCGATGGCGGGCCTCGGCCTGCTGGCCTTCGCCACCGTGCCCTGGGTCGCGGCGGTGGCGCTCTGCCTGTTCGGGATCCAGCTCGGGGTGGCCTGGCCGGCGATCAACGCCCTGGTGGCCACCGTGGTCACGGGCGACCTGCGCCAGCGCTACTACGGCGTCAGCTTCGCGCTGCTCAACCTGGGGATCGGTGTGGGCGGCGTCGTCGGCGGCCTGCTGATGGACGTCGACCGTCCGGCCACGTTCGTCGTCGCGTTCACCGTCAACGCGGCCTGCTTCGTCCCGGCCCTGGTGGTGCAGCTCGGTCCCCTGCGGCACCTGCACGGCCGCGCCGCACGTCCCGGGCCCGACGACGTCGCCGCCCCGTCCGTCGGCTACCTCGCGATCCTGCGCACGCCGGCCGTCGCGTGGCTCACCGTGCTCGCGCTGCTGGCCTCGTTCGTGGGCTACGGGCAGATGGAGGCCGGGTTTCCCGCCTTCGCCCGGCAGGCCTCGCAGGTGTCCACGCGGGTGGTGGGCTTCGCGTTCGTGGTCAACACCGTGGTGATCGTGGCCCTGCAGTTCTGGGTGATGGGCAGGGCGCGCGGGCGGCGGCGCACCCGCGTGCTCGCGGTGATGGCCCTGGTGTGGGCGGTGGCGTGGCTGACCCTGGGGGCGACCGGGCTGGCGCCGGGGACGGTCCTCGCCGTCGTCGGCGTGCTGGCGTTCCACGCCCTGTTCGGATTCGGGGAGACGATGCTGCAGTCCACGATGCCGGCCGTCCTCAACGACCTCGCCCCCGACCACCTGCGCGGCCGGTACAACGCCATGCAGTCGGCGGCGTTCCAGGTCGGGTCGATCGTCGGGCCGATCGCGGCCGGGTTCCTGCTCGAGCACCACCTCTCGGCCGTGTTCATCGCCGTGGTGGTGGCGGGGTGCGTCGCGATGCTGGCCGTGCTCGCCGTCCTGGAACGGACGATCCACCCGGAGGCCAACGGGGTCGCTGCCCCGTCGCCGGCGCCATCCCCGGAGACGGCGTAG